A portion of the Gadus macrocephalus chromosome 10, ASM3116895v1 genome contains these proteins:
- the stx5a gene encoding syntaxin-5a isoform X1, translating to MTCRDRTLEFQSACKSLQGRQNGIQPTKPVLSALKQRSDFTVMAKRIGRDLSNTFAKLEKLTILAKRKSLFDDKGVEIEELTYIIKQDINSLNKQIAQLQDLVRSRGAPGGRHIQTHSNTIVVSLQSKLASMSNDFKSVLEVRTENLKQQRSRREQFSQPPSSSSPMANNFRSRKKGAQEPQAAREYQGYTTSHFKESSVLMQDESRSMGEVAIDMDSQSNPMQLQLIDEQDSYIQSRADTMQNIESTIVELGSIFQQLAHMVKEQEETIQRIDANVEDTQLNVESAHTEILKYFQSVSSNRWLMIKIFLVLVVFFIVFVVFFA from the exons ATGACCTGCCGAGACCGGACCCTCGAGTTCCAGTCGGCCTGTAAATCTCTACAGGGCAGACAG AATGGAATCCAGCCGACTAAGCCGGTCCTCAGCGCCCTCAAGCAGCGCAGTGACTTCACCGTCATGGCCAA GCGAATTGGAAGAGACTTGAGCAATACGTTCGCCAAGTTGGAAAAACTCACCATTT TGGCAAAGAGGAAATCTCTGTTTGACGACAAGGGGGTGGAGATCGAGGAGCTCACCTACATCATCAAACAGGACATCAACAGCCTGAACAAACAGATCGCCCAGCTGCAGGACCTGGTGCGGTCCCGGGGGGCCCCAGGGGGCCGGCACATCCAGACCCACTCcaacaccatcgtggtgtcacTACAG TCCAAACTGGCATCCATGTCCAATGACTTCAAATCGGTCCTGGAAGTAAGAACAGAG AACCTGAAGCAGCAgcgcagcaggagagagcagttctcccagcctccctcctcttcctcacccatGGCCAACAACTTCA GGAGCCGCAAAAAAGGGGCCCAGGAGCCACAAGCAGCGCGCGAGTACCAGGGCTATACCACCTCACATTTCAAAG AAAGCTCTGTGCTGATGCAGGACGAGTCCCGGAGCATGGGAGAGGTGGCCATCGACATGGACTCCCAGTCCAACCCCATGCAGCTCCAGCTCATTGACGAGCAG GACTCGTACATCCAGAGTCGTGCGGACACCATGCAGAACATTGAGAGCACCATCGTGGAGCTGGGCTCCATATTCCAGCAGCTTGCACACATGGtcaaggagcaggaggagaccaTTCAAag gatcGACGCCAACGTGGAGGACACCCAGCTGAACGTGGAGAGCGCCCACACGGAGATCCTCAAGTACTTCCAGTCGGTGTCCTCCAACCGCTGGCTGATGATCAAGATCTTCCTTGTCCTGGTGGTCTTCTTCATCGTCTTTGTAGTCTTCTTCGCTTAA
- the stx5a gene encoding syntaxin-5a isoform X2 gives MTCRDRTLEFQSACKSLQGRQNGIQPTKPVLSALKQRSDFTVMAKRIGRDLSNTFAKLEKLTILAKRKSLFDDKGVEIEELTYIIKQDINSLNKQIAQLQDLVRSRGAPGGRHIQTHSNTIVVSLQSKLASMSNDFKSVLEVRTENLKQQRSRREQFSQPPSSSSPMANNFKSSVLMQDESRSMGEVAIDMDSQSNPMQLQLIDEQDSYIQSRADTMQNIESTIVELGSIFQQLAHMVKEQEETIQRIDANVEDTQLNVESAHTEILKYFQSVSSNRWLMIKIFLVLVVFFIVFVVFFA, from the exons ATGACCTGCCGAGACCGGACCCTCGAGTTCCAGTCGGCCTGTAAATCTCTACAGGGCAGACAG AATGGAATCCAGCCGACTAAGCCGGTCCTCAGCGCCCTCAAGCAGCGCAGTGACTTCACCGTCATGGCCAA GCGAATTGGAAGAGACTTGAGCAATACGTTCGCCAAGTTGGAAAAACTCACCATTT TGGCAAAGAGGAAATCTCTGTTTGACGACAAGGGGGTGGAGATCGAGGAGCTCACCTACATCATCAAACAGGACATCAACAGCCTGAACAAACAGATCGCCCAGCTGCAGGACCTGGTGCGGTCCCGGGGGGCCCCAGGGGGCCGGCACATCCAGACCCACTCcaacaccatcgtggtgtcacTACAG TCCAAACTGGCATCCATGTCCAATGACTTCAAATCGGTCCTGGAAGTAAGAACAGAG AACCTGAAGCAGCAgcgcagcaggagagagcagttctcccagcctccctcctcttcctcacccatGGCCAACAACTTCA AAAGCTCTGTGCTGATGCAGGACGAGTCCCGGAGCATGGGAGAGGTGGCCATCGACATGGACTCCCAGTCCAACCCCATGCAGCTCCAGCTCATTGACGAGCAG GACTCGTACATCCAGAGTCGTGCGGACACCATGCAGAACATTGAGAGCACCATCGTGGAGCTGGGCTCCATATTCCAGCAGCTTGCACACATGGtcaaggagcaggaggagaccaTTCAAag gatcGACGCCAACGTGGAGGACACCCAGCTGAACGTGGAGAGCGCCCACACGGAGATCCTCAAGTACTTCCAGTCGGTGTCCTCCAACCGCTGGCTGATGATCAAGATCTTCCTTGTCCTGGTGGTCTTCTTCATCGTCTTTGTAGTCTTCTTCGCTTAA
- the zgc:162144 gene encoding RD3 domain-containing protein: MFPWSAVFSLEPKVPGRRSSEELVTNTLMLELGAIVKRTERIRLERVSEGRRRRSSASSAANYSWLATAPAPAPYELTPGDLLELQELCSKVLPSQCGPLIVRFRRLVSQMEPEVQEVARLFRTVLRDCVEEQAGEDTSDAHAPIFEKQHRSKSLSFVHFRSRFRTGPLFRGGAMGGSRGNLEQSMEWSDEEEEPMEEDIGRVEDARLRARAARKSRSRSMPEISPVEQGVHG; the protein is encoded by the exons ATGTTCCCCTGGTCCGCTGTGTTCTCCCTGGAGCCCAAAGTCCCGGGGCGCCGCTcctcggaggagctggtgacCAACACCCTGATGCTGGAGCTGGGCGCCATCGTGAAGAGGACCGAGCGCATCCGCCTGGAGAGAGTGTCCGAGGGCCGCCGGCGccgctcctccgcctcctccgcgGCCAACTACAGCTGGCTGGCCACGGCCCCCGCCCCGGCGCCATACGAGCTCACCCCTGGGGACCTGCTGGAGCTGCAGGAGCTGTGCTCCAAGGTCCTCCCGTCGCAGTGCGGTCCTCTGATCGTCAG GTTCCGGCGGCTGGTGTCCCAGATGGAGCCGGAGGTGCAGGAAGTGGCCCGCCTGTTTCGCACCGTCCTCCGCGACTGCGTGGAGGAGCAGGCCGGCGAGGACACATCTGACGCCCATGCCCCCATCTTCGAGAAGCAGCACCGCAGCAAGAGCCTCTCCTTCGTTCACTTCCGTTCGCGGTTCCGCACAGGTCCCCTGTTCCGGGGCGGCGCGATGGGAGGGTCCCGGGGGAACCTTGAGCAGTCCATGGAGTGgtcggacgaggaggaggagccgatggaggaggacattgggagggtggaggacgcCAGGCTGAGGGCCCGGGCGGCCAGGAAGAGCCGGAGCCGGAGCATGCCAGAGATCAGTCCCGTCGAGCAGGGCGTGCATGGGTGA